In Thermosynechococcus sichuanensis E542, a single genomic region encodes these proteins:
- the tsaB gene encoding tRNA (adenosine(37)-N6)-threonylcarbamoyltransferase complex dimerization subunit type 1 TsaB — MAGLYDLGADQLLAVKTWPLGRALASQLHPCLGELMGRYTWGELGAIAIGCGPGSFTGTRLGVVTARILAQQLEVPLLGLSSLGTMAWHYRDELLEQDGVVSRRAQQGHQYLGIYRYQAGSLISRWGDRLLADHEAETLLATWPHPYKHLSPLNPTDYGRALLTWAAQQWHDTLRAGEKLPHWSRVVPLYGK; from the coding sequence GTGGCCGGTCTCTACGACTTGGGGGCAGATCAACTGCTGGCGGTGAAAACATGGCCTTTGGGTCGAGCACTGGCCAGCCAACTTCACCCTTGCCTTGGGGAACTGATGGGTCGCTACACTTGGGGTGAGCTAGGGGCGATCGCCATTGGTTGTGGGCCGGGCAGCTTTACGGGAACGCGCTTGGGGGTAGTCACTGCCCGCATCCTAGCACAACAACTGGAAGTGCCCCTTTTGGGTCTGTCTAGCCTTGGCACAATGGCGTGGCACTATCGTGATGAACTCCTAGAACAGGATGGGGTGGTGTCCCGTCGTGCCCAGCAGGGGCATCAATACCTTGGCATTTACCGTTATCAGGCAGGGAGTCTCATCTCTCGTTGGGGCGATCGCCTGCTGGCAGACCACGAAGCAGAAACGCTTTTAGCCACTTGGCCTCACCCCTACAAACACTTGAGTCCTCTCAACCCCACCGACTATGGCCGCGCTTTGCTCACATGGGCAGCCCAGCAGTGGCACGATACACTAAGGGCAGGGGAAAAACTTCCCCATTGGTCAAGGGTGGTGCCCCTCTATGGCAAATAA
- the psb34 gene encoding photosystem II assembly protein Psb34, with the protein MRYTIDEGGRLNNFAIEPKVYQAQPWTPQQKVRAALLVVGGLLLVAGLVAIAVGVS; encoded by the coding sequence ATGCGCTATACCATCGATGAGGGCGGTCGCCTAAACAACTTTGCCATTGAACCCAAGGTCTATCAAGCGCAGCCTTGGACACCTCAGCAAAAAGTACGGGCAGCCCTGTTGGTTGTGGGCGGATTGCTCTTAGTGGCTGGCTTGGTAGCGATCGCCGTCGGAGTGAGCTAA
- the hpnI gene encoding bacteriohopanetetrol glucosamine biosynthesis glycosyltransferase HpnI, producing the protein MIVVLILLSLLSLTGTLFYIVAAVLTCRFFTQKRTERPEPLPAVSILVPVCGLEARAWQNWSSLCEQDYPVYEVLFGVQDPHDPAIPVLKEICKTYPHRARWYLCNKICGINRKASNVSQLFAYACHEVIVETDSDVRVNSHYLATLTQPLVDPKVGVVTCGYIDHHPQRLGAAFLAMGRCIDFIPSVLIARFLDRGLRFAIGPTVLLRREALEKIGGFEIALDRIGEDYQLGYAAWRAGYRVELSTYILDNDCADESLVKAVQRELRWSRSIRSNRGNQYFGMVLMFGTVYSALLWGLFPAPWTLGVFLGVQGIRWLQAIVSMILMGTPRLLLWLWLLPLRDVMSFLIWLGGCFGNRIYWRGRWLRVYRHGQLQEIVKDSQES; encoded by the coding sequence ATGATAGTTGTCCTCATTCTCCTCAGCCTGCTGAGTTTAACGGGAACGCTTTTCTACATTGTCGCGGCAGTGCTAACCTGTCGATTTTTCACCCAAAAGAGAACGGAACGTCCTGAGCCGTTGCCAGCGGTGTCTATCTTGGTTCCTGTTTGCGGTTTAGAAGCCAGGGCTTGGCAAAATTGGTCTTCCCTGTGTGAGCAAGATTACCCTGTTTATGAAGTGCTTTTCGGCGTTCAAGACCCCCATGACCCAGCTATACCCGTACTCAAGGAAATTTGTAAGACTTATCCGCACCGTGCACGCTGGTATCTTTGTAACAAAATTTGCGGCATCAACCGTAAGGCAAGCAATGTGTCTCAACTATTTGCTTACGCTTGCCATGAGGTCATTGTGGAAACTGATAGTGATGTGCGTGTCAACTCCCATTACTTAGCCACTCTGACCCAGCCGTTAGTAGATCCAAAAGTGGGGGTCGTTACGTGTGGTTACATTGATCATCACCCACAGCGGCTGGGAGCAGCATTTCTGGCCATGGGGCGTTGTATTGACTTTATCCCCAGTGTGCTCATTGCCCGTTTCCTTGACCGGGGATTGCGGTTTGCCATTGGACCAACGGTATTGCTACGGCGGGAGGCTTTAGAAAAAATTGGTGGCTTTGAGATTGCTCTTGATCGTATTGGTGAGGATTATCAGTTAGGATACGCGGCTTGGCGAGCAGGTTATCGAGTGGAGTTGTCCACCTATATCCTTGACAATGACTGCGCTGATGAATCGTTGGTCAAGGCAGTACAACGGGAATTGCGTTGGTCTCGCAGTATTCGCTCCAATCGCGGCAATCAGTATTTTGGCATGGTGTTGATGTTTGGTACGGTCTATAGTGCCCTGCTGTGGGGACTGTTTCCAGCCCCATGGACACTAGGTGTATTTTTGGGCGTCCAAGGTATTCGCTGGTTGCAGGCCATTGTCAGCATGATCTTAATGGGCACCCCTCGGCTGCTGTTGTGGCTCTGGCTATTGCCCCTGCGGGATGTGATGAGCTTCCTGATTTGGCTGGGGGGCTGTTTTGGCAATCGCATCTACTGGCGCGGTCGCTGGTTGCGGGTCTATCGCCACGGTCAATTGCAAGAAATTGTTAAGGATTCTCAAGAGTCGTAA
- a CDS encoding thiazole synthase: MVTAPPPELLIEDAPLTIAGRQFRSRLMTGTGKYRSIADLQASVAASGCEIVTVAVRRVQTNAPGHEGLVDALDWSKIWLLPNTAGCQTAEEAIRVARLGREMAKLLGQEDNNFVKLEVIPDPKYLLPDPFGTLAAAEQLVKEGFAVLPYINADPLLAKRLEEVGCVTVMPLASPIGSGQGLRNAANIQIIIDQANVPVVVDAGIGTPSEAAAAMELGADALLINTAIAQAGNAPAMAKAMALATTAGRLAYLAGRIPVKAYASASSPTTGTITTAS, encoded by the coding sequence ATGGTGACTGCGCCTCCTCCTGAGCTGTTGATTGAAGATGCCCCGCTAACGATTGCTGGGCGACAGTTCCGTTCACGCCTCATGACCGGTACGGGCAAGTATCGTTCCATTGCGGATCTACAGGCCAGTGTTGCCGCGAGTGGCTGTGAAATTGTTACGGTAGCCGTCCGTCGCGTTCAAACCAATGCCCCCGGTCACGAAGGACTTGTGGATGCCCTTGACTGGAGTAAAATCTGGCTGCTGCCCAACACCGCTGGCTGTCAAACCGCTGAAGAGGCGATTCGCGTTGCCCGTTTAGGCCGAGAAATGGCCAAACTCTTGGGTCAAGAGGACAACAACTTTGTCAAGCTAGAGGTGATTCCCGACCCGAAATATTTGCTGCCGGATCCCTTTGGTACGCTTGCTGCCGCAGAACAACTGGTCAAAGAAGGATTTGCGGTTCTTCCCTACATCAATGCAGATCCCCTGCTAGCTAAACGCCTTGAGGAAGTGGGCTGTGTCACTGTGATGCCTTTAGCTTCCCCCATTGGTTCGGGGCAAGGTTTGCGTAATGCCGCTAACATTCAAATTATTATCGATCAGGCGAATGTTCCCGTCGTTGTGGATGCCGGTATTGGTACCCCCAGTGAGGCTGCCGCCGCGATGGAGTTAGGGGCAGATGCACTCTTGATTAATACAGCGATCGCCCAAGCGGGAAATGCCCCAGCAATGGCCAAAGCCATGGCACTCGCAACCACTGCTGGCCGTCTTGCTTACTTAGCGGGTCGGATTCCGGTCAAAGCCTATGCCAGTGCCAGTTCGCCGACGACTGGGACAATTACGACAGCATCATGA
- the ribH gene encoding 6,7-dimethyl-8-ribityllumazine synthase, with amino-acid sequence MAVFEGTYQVLGTPRFGIVISRFNDLITTKLLEGCQDCLRRHGVDPNPHGSQVDYAWVPGSFEIPLVAAQLAASRRYAAIICLGAVIRGQTPHFDYVAAEVTKGIATASMQTGVPIIYGILTTDTMQQALERAGIKSNKGWEYALNALEMANLMQTLPSPINPPTAQLSPSPPVLTEG; translated from the coding sequence ATGGCTGTTTTTGAAGGCACTTATCAAGTTCTGGGAACGCCTCGCTTTGGCATTGTGATTTCCCGCTTCAATGACCTAATTACGACCAAGCTGCTCGAGGGTTGCCAAGATTGTCTGCGTCGTCATGGCGTTGACCCCAATCCCCACGGTTCGCAAGTGGACTATGCGTGGGTGCCGGGTAGTTTTGAAATTCCCCTTGTGGCAGCTCAACTGGCGGCTAGTCGTCGCTATGCTGCCATTATTTGTCTAGGGGCAGTCATCCGTGGCCAAACCCCCCACTTTGACTATGTGGCTGCTGAAGTCACCAAAGGCATTGCCACCGCCTCTATGCAAACGGGTGTGCCGATTATCTACGGCATTCTCACCACCGACACGATGCAACAGGCTCTTGAACGTGCTGGCATTAAAAGCAATAAAGGTTGGGAATATGCCCTCAATGCCCTCGAAATGGCCAACCTGATGCAAACGCTGCCTAGCCCCATCAATCCACCAACAGCTCAACTCAGCCCCAGTCCCCCGGTTCTCACGGAGGGGTAA
- a CDS encoding CHAT domain-containing protein, giving the protein MKTLQQYLLPIALAFWGLLSSAAYSQITPATNGSGTTVIQNGQQIDISGGSLSGNGQNLFHLFRDFNVRNGQIANFLSNPQIRNILAGVNGGNPSYINGLIQITGGNSNLYLLNPAGIVFGPNARLNLPAAFHASTAQRVLFEGGIFDVNGQNLYQSLSGQPTGFEFLSKGLMINEGELRVGSGQTLSLMAHQVINTGTLAAPAGNIHIATVPETGMVRVSQAGMLLSLEIPQDRLPTAGAIAAVDLPSLLTGNGLQSVNSVIQNPDGTIRLVHDPSKIPLSTNTAVISGSLSVANPIGMGGQITITGQNIALINANLTASGQLGGGTILLGGDYLGGTTGTKRLHSSFNAQNLFINSNSMIAADAFNQGNGGTVIAWADNSTQFAGTITARGGQLSGNGGFVETSGREWLSVWGTVDASAVNGQPGTWLLDPRNVIIYNTTSGGTFSGGNPDIFTPTTDDAFVENTAIEAALNLGTSVIITTGGTGTQAGDISVFAPITKTSGGDASLTLQAANDILVTYDIRSEVGRLNIILHADADNSGAGAIELDSVSLISNGGNIILGGGSDPFTSPAIGVSTAGVTIEDSTLNANGGHIKIHGSGATTDGQAGVLIRESSILTSGSGEITILGTGGSSVYSAVDGIWIQNSLIRAEAGNLTLTGTGGNGLEVFSNIGIGLEESEIQTTTGNITLRGTGGTGFAFNQEGIQSRFTSITSQGGNITLSGTGGESGAGVLFIATTDTDYPAEVRTTGNGNILIEGRGTDGNSGLVMEVSDSLTFAVQDGVLTLAAQGGIEISGDSPSLLDIQSTGAGRLVFQPIDGNTAVGVGDGAAGDLIVDQFLLNQITGVFSLVTIGHPSGTGLIDVRPFSLNYNLALQTPSGSSLGIQFNGSGTTNLNGRNLTLNSGGGVNQGTHAISAGTLQLLGQGTFTLNNANNEFRALSGNVAGNINLDNQGALDIISFNNGVNGLTTGINTNGNTLILRLSNGNLTQSAPIQAGSLGLALQNGSAILTNPNNQVGTLAAQLNSSSDLQFVNNGTLTVGSVNPTGITGRSIFLQTLTGDIVLNAPISAFGVGDAIVLAAENNFINNYGSSVFSTPNGRWLVYSTDPNLNINGGLTGSEQFDTVYPEPALFSGSGFLYRVSQAPPTPPTEPSTPPTPPTEPSTPPTPPTEPSTPPTPPTEPSTPPTPPTEPSTPPTPPTEPSTPPTPPTEPSTPPTPPTEPSTPPTPPTEPSTPPTPPTEPSTPPTPPTEPSTPPTPPTEPSTPPTPPTEPSTPPTPPTEPSTPPTPPTEPSTPPTPPTEPSTPPTPPTEPSTSPTPPTEPSTPPTPPTEPSTSPTPPTEPSTPPTPPTEPSTPPTPPTEPSTSPTPPTEPSTPPTPPTEPSTPPTPPTEPSTPPTPPTEPSTPPTPPTEPSTPPTPPTEPSTSPTPPTEPSTPPTPPTEPSTPPTPPTEPSTPTAPEPQIQENLGRILFGEETKGTQLPQNTAQVVYFPGVEIIRQQISTAFDQGDYNSAIKLLQQLYSFEFSEYFGELLSTPNQEELQFLDIDQIKELLGRMAQETGQKPALSYVFWRPEQLDIFIITPEGEPIYQPVRVSQEAVRRVIAAFNREVRDPTKTNGESYLPFAQQLYQWIMGGVDAELQARGINTLVFALDQGLRSMPMAALHTGSNLVSSAVSDSPMGRNGQFLVERYNLSLIPSINLVDTRYQSLQNASVLAMGASQFTNQSPLPAVPIELQTITQLVGQGRVFLNEAFTVSNLETQRRRSLYPILHLATHGEFNAGKPQNSYIQFWDSQLSMTQLRQLRLFQPPTELMTLSACRTAVGDTNAELGFAGLSLQAGVKSSVASLWYVSDEGTLALMTAFYDQLKTAPIKAEALRQGQLALIRQQVVIEENHLRSAGPRGGLAIPLPQEVQAGGGRQLSHPYFWAGFTMIGSPW; this is encoded by the coding sequence TCCTGCGGGAATTGTTTTTGGCCCCAATGCCCGTTTGAATCTTCCCGCTGCCTTCCATGCCTCCACTGCTCAACGGGTGCTGTTTGAGGGAGGTATCTTTGATGTCAATGGCCAGAACCTCTATCAATCCCTCAGTGGTCAGCCCACGGGTTTTGAATTCCTGAGTAAAGGGCTGATGATCAATGAAGGCGAGCTTAGGGTGGGCAGTGGTCAAACCCTCAGCCTGATGGCGCACCAAGTGATCAATACGGGTACACTCGCAGCCCCCGCAGGAAATATCCACATTGCGACTGTCCCTGAAACAGGAATGGTGCGCGTCTCCCAAGCAGGAATGCTGCTCAGTCTTGAAATTCCTCAGGATCGACTACCCACTGCGGGAGCGATCGCTGCCGTGGACTTGCCTAGCTTACTCACTGGCAATGGTTTACAATCCGTCAACAGCGTTATTCAAAACCCCGACGGCACAATTCGTCTTGTTCATGACCCCAGCAAAATTCCTCTTTCAACAAATACCGCAGTCATCAGTGGCAGCCTTTCCGTTGCCAATCCCATCGGTATGGGGGGTCAAATCACGATCACTGGTCAAAATATCGCCCTCATCAATGCCAACCTAACCGCCTCTGGTCAACTCGGCGGCGGCACGATTCTCTTAGGGGGTGACTACCTGGGGGGAACCACTGGCACCAAACGACTGCATAGCAGTTTCAATGCCCAGAATCTCTTCATCAACAGCAACAGTATGATTGCAGCGGATGCCTTCAATCAAGGAAATGGCGGCACCGTCATTGCATGGGCAGACAACAGCACTCAATTTGCCGGCACGATCACCGCACGCGGGGGGCAACTTAGTGGCAATGGCGGCTTTGTGGAAACCTCTGGGCGAGAATGGCTCAGCGTTTGGGGAACAGTAGATGCCAGTGCAGTCAATGGTCAGCCCGGTACATGGCTGCTGGACCCACGCAATGTCATCATTTACAACACGACTAGTGGGGGTACATTTTCTGGCGGCAATCCTGATATTTTTACCCCTACCACTGATGATGCCTTTGTTGAAAATACCGCCATTGAAGCTGCCCTGAATCTAGGCACCAGTGTCATAATCACAACAGGCGGGACTGGCACCCAAGCAGGCGACATTTCTGTATTTGCTCCTATCACCAAAACCAGTGGTGGCGATGCCTCCCTGACATTGCAAGCTGCAAATGACATTCTCGTTACCTATGACATTCGGTCAGAAGTAGGCCGACTGAATATCATTCTCCATGCCGATGCCGATAACAGCGGTGCCGGTGCCATTGAGTTAGATTCGGTCTCACTCATTTCTAACGGTGGCAATATTATTCTGGGAGGTGGTTCTGATCCCTTCACAAGTCCAGCGATCGGTGTCAGTACTGCTGGCGTTACTATCGAAGACTCTACCCTCAATGCAAATGGCGGCCACATTAAGATTCATGGCAGCGGTGCAACAACTGATGGCCAAGCAGGGGTGCTGATCCGTGAGAGTTCAATCCTCACCTCAGGGTCTGGGGAGATCACCATTCTAGGGACAGGTGGTTCTAGCGTTTATAGCGCTGTGGATGGTATCTGGATTCAGAACTCCTTAATCAGAGCCGAGGCTGGCAATCTGACCTTAACGGGTACCGGGGGCAACGGCCTTGAAGTATTTTCCAACATTGGCATTGGTCTTGAAGAGTCAGAAATTCAAACCACGACAGGGAATATTACCCTAAGGGGTACTGGCGGTACAGGCTTTGCCTTCAACCAAGAGGGCATCCAGAGCAGATTCACCAGCATCACCAGTCAAGGTGGCAACATCACCCTCAGTGGCACAGGGGGGGAATCCGGTGCTGGTGTTCTCTTCATCGCTACTACTGACACAGATTACCCTGCTGAAGTCAGAACGACTGGGAATGGGAATATTCTTATCGAAGGTCGCGGCACTGATGGTAATTCCGGTCTGGTCATGGAAGTCTCTGACTCCCTGACATTCGCTGTTCAAGATGGTGTGCTAACCTTGGCAGCCCAAGGGGGGATTGAAATTTCTGGTGATTCTCCTTCCCTGCTAGATATTCAAAGTACGGGAGCCGGTCGCCTTGTTTTTCAACCCATTGATGGTAACACTGCTGTCGGTGTTGGTGATGGGGCAGCAGGTGATTTGATTGTTGATCAGTTTCTCCTCAACCAAATTACAGGCGTTTTTTCCTTGGTTACCATTGGTCATCCCAGTGGTACTGGTCTCATTGATGTTCGCCCCTTCAGCCTCAACTACAATCTCGCCCTACAAACCCCCAGCGGAAGTTCCCTAGGTATTCAGTTCAATGGCTCTGGCACGACAAATCTCAATGGTCGCAATCTGACGCTCAATAGCGGTGGCGGTGTTAACCAAGGCACTCATGCTATTTCTGCGGGCACGCTTCAACTGTTGGGGCAGGGAACTTTCACCCTCAACAATGCCAACAATGAATTTCGAGCGCTCTCAGGAAATGTTGCTGGCAATATTAATCTAGATAATCAAGGTGCACTAGACATCATTAGTTTCAATAATGGTGTAAATGGCCTCACCACCGGCATCAATACCAACGGCAACACCCTCATTCTCCGTTTAAGTAATGGGAATCTAACCCAAAGTGCACCTATCCAAGCTGGTAGCTTGGGTCTAGCTTTACAAAATGGCAGCGCAATACTAACCAACCCCAATAACCAAGTGGGAACACTAGCTGCTCAGTTGAATAGTTCGAGTGATTTGCAATTTGTCAATAACGGTACCCTCACCGTTGGCAGTGTTAACCCCACAGGCATTACAGGGCGCAGCATTTTTCTACAAACATTAACAGGTGATATTGTTCTCAATGCACCAATTTCTGCCTTTGGCGTTGGGGATGCGATTGTCCTTGCTGCGGAAAATAACTTTATTAACAACTATGGCTCTAGTGTCTTTAGTACCCCCAATGGTCGTTGGCTAGTTTATTCAACTGACCCAAACCTCAATATCAATGGCGGCCTCACGGGTTCAGAGCAGTTCGACACCGTCTATCCTGAGCCTGCCCTATTCTCTGGTTCTGGTTTCCTCTATCGGGTTTCTCAAGCACCCCCAACCCCACCCACGGAGCCATCCACACCCCCAACCCCACCCACGGAGCCGTCCACACCACCAACCCCACCCACGGAGCCATCCACACCCCCAACCCCACCCACGGAGCCATCCACACCACCAACCCCACCCACGGAGCCATCCACACCACCAACCCCACCCACGGAGCCATCCACACCACCAACCCCACCCACGGAGCCATCCACACCCCCAACCCCACCCACGGAGCCATCCACACCACCAACCCCACCCACGGAGCCATCCACACCACCAACCCCACCCACGGAGCCATCCACACCACCAACCCCACCCACGGAGCCATCCACACCACCAACCCCACCCACGGAGCCATCCACACCACCAACCCCACCCACGGAGCCATCCACACCACCAACCCCACCCACGGAGCCGTCCACACCCCCAACCCCACCCACGGAGCCATCCACACCACCAACCCCACCCACGGAGCCATCCACACCACCAACCCCACCCACGGAGCCGTCCACATCACCAACCCCACCCACGGAGCCATCCACACCACCAACCCCACCCACGGAGCCGTCCACATCACCAACCCCACCCACGGAGCCATCCACACCACCAACCCCACCCACGGAGCCATCCACACCACCAACCCCACCCACGGAGCCATCCACATCACCAACCCCACCCACGGAGCCATCCACACCACCAACCCCACCCACGGAGCCATCCACACCACCAACCCCACCCACGGAGCCATCCACACCACCAACCCCACCCACGGAGCCATCCACACCACCAACCCCACCCACGGAGCCATCCACACCACCAACCCCACCCACGGAGCCGTCCACATCACCAACCCCACCCACGGAGCCATCCACACCACCAACCCCACCCACGGAGCCGTCCACACCACCAACCCCACCCACGGAGCCGTCCACACCAACAGCTCCAGAACCCCAAATTCAAGAGAATCTGGGTCGGATTTTATTCGGCGAGGAGACAAAAGGTACTCAACTGCCCCAGAATACCGCTCAAGTCGTTTACTTCCCCGGTGTTGAGATCATCCGTCAGCAAATCAGTACTGCTTTTGATCAAGGAGACTACAACAGTGCTATTAAACTGCTTCAGCAGCTTTATTCCTTTGAGTTTAGTGAGTACTTTGGTGAATTGTTGAGCACGCCTAATCAAGAGGAACTCCAGTTTCTTGACATTGATCAAATCAAAGAATTACTGGGGCGTATGGCTCAAGAAACAGGTCAAAAACCTGCCCTGAGCTATGTCTTTTGGCGACCTGAACAGTTGGATATTTTCATCATTACACCAGAAGGAGAACCCATTTATCAGCCTGTTCGAGTTTCTCAGGAGGCAGTGCGCCGCGTTATTGCTGCCTTTAATCGTGAGGTGCGAGATCCAACGAAAACTAATGGCGAATCCTACTTACCCTTTGCGCAGCAGCTTTACCAATGGATCATGGGGGGTGTTGATGCTGAATTACAAGCACGAGGCATTAATACACTGGTTTTTGCCCTTGATCAGGGGTTAAGAAGTATGCCGATGGCTGCTTTGCACACGGGGTCAAATCTTGTTTCTTCAGCAGTCAGTGATAGTCCAATGGGTCGTAATGGCCAGTTTCTAGTGGAACGCTATAATCTGAGTTTGATTCCCAGCATTAACTTAGTAGATACTCGCTACCAGTCTTTGCAAAATGCTTCTGTATTGGCAATGGGTGCCTCTCAGTTCACAAATCAAAGTCCTTTGCCAGCGGTTCCGATTGAGCTACAAACCATTACTCAACTGGTAGGACAAGGAAGAGTATTCCTCAATGAAGCCTTTACGGTCTCAAACTTGGAAACCCAGCGGCGGCGCAGTCTTTACCCTATCCTGCATTTAGCGACCCATGGTGAATTTAATGCGGGTAAGCCGCAAAATTCCTATATTCAGTTTTGGGATAGCCAGCTTTCAATGACTCAATTACGGCAGTTGCGTTTATTCCAGCCACCTACAGAGCTAATGACGCTAAGTGCCTGTCGCACAGCGGTGGGAGATACCAATGCAGAGCTTGGATTTGCTGGACTGTCACTCCAAGCAGGTGTGAAAAGTTCGGTTGCTAGCCTTTGGTATGTCAGTGATGAGGGAACACTAGCACTGATGACAGCATTTTATGACCAGTTGAAAACTGCCCCGATTAAAGCAGAGGCTTTGCGCCAAGGGCAGCTTGCCCTGATCCGTCAGCAGGTTGTGATTGAGGAGAATCATCTGCGTAGTGCTGGACCGCGGGGAGGGCTTGCAATTCCTTTGCCCCAAGAAGTTCAAGCTGGGGGTGGGCGTCAACTTTCCCATCCGTACTTTTGGGCAGGATTTACGATGATTGGCAGCCCTTGGTAG